A single region of the Pontibacter kalidii genome encodes:
- a CDS encoding CvpA family protein has protein sequence MSTFDFFLAIPIVYGAFMGFRRGLLLELVSLVALVLAILGGLKLLDTALPLMAGFIGDAHGLLPYVTFLIVFVGIILLIHLGGLLLKKVIDFTPFGLFDNMLGSILGALKWCLALSLLLYVSEMAGISVSQDTADASMVYPVVLKTTPYALDILSYVLPFIKALITSLRQHF, from the coding sequence ATGAGTACGTTTGATTTTTTCCTGGCCATTCCGATTGTCTATGGTGCCTTTATGGGCTTCCGGAGAGGACTGCTGCTGGAGTTGGTGTCGTTGGTGGCGCTGGTGCTGGCCATACTTGGAGGCCTGAAACTGCTGGACACGGCCCTGCCCCTGATGGCCGGCTTTATTGGCGATGCGCACGGGCTGTTGCCCTACGTTACCTTCTTGATAGTGTTCGTAGGCATCATCCTGCTCATCCACCTGGGTGGCCTGCTGCTCAAGAAAGTGATCGACTTCACCCCCTTTGGCCTCTTCGATAATATGCTGGGGAGCATACTGGGCGCCCTGAAATGGTGCCTGGCCCTGAGCCTGCTGTTATACGTGTCGGAGATGGCCGGTATCAGTGTGTCTCAGGACACGGCCGATGCCTCCATGGTATACCCGGTGGTGCTCAAGACAACGCCTTACGCGCTCGACATCCTGAGCTACGTACTCCCGTTCATCAAGGCGCTCATTACCTCGCTCAGGCAACACTTTTAG
- a CDS encoding GatB/YqeY domain-containing protein: MTLKQRIDADIKQAMLAKDKARLQALRSIKSQIMLAETEKGGTEGITPDTEMKLLTKAAKQRRESAELYAQQGRADLEQVELAELAVIEDYLPKQLDEGDLRTRLVEIIQRVGATGPSDMGKVMGVATKELAGQADGRAISQTVGELLSNTDF; the protein is encoded by the coding sequence ATGACTCTAAAACAACGCATCGATGCCGATATCAAACAAGCGATGTTGGCCAAGGATAAAGCCCGTCTGCAGGCGCTCAGAAGTATAAAATCCCAGATTATGCTGGCCGAGACCGAGAAGGGCGGCACCGAGGGCATCACGCCGGACACTGAAATGAAACTCCTGACCAAAGCTGCCAAGCAGCGCCGCGAGTCGGCGGAGCTGTATGCCCAGCAGGGCCGCGCCGACCTGGAGCAGGTTGAGTTGGCGGAGCTGGCCGTGATTGAAGATTACCTGCCCAAGCAGCTGGACGAGGGCGACCTGCGCACCCGTCTGGTGGAGATCATCCAGCGTGTGGGTGCTACCGGGCCATCAGACATGGGCAAGGTGATGGGCGTGGCCACCAAAGAGCTGGCAGGCCAGGCCGACGGGCGCGCTATTTCACAAACCGTAGGCGAGTTGTTGAGCAATACTGATTTTTAA
- the mnmH gene encoding tRNA 2-selenouridine(34) synthase MnmH codes for MLQSINIEEFLRLSERLPVLDARAPKEYAVGHMPAAKSFPIFSDEERARVGTAYKQQGHDPAVLIGLDLFGPKMSGFVKQATKLAPEKEVLLHCWRGGMRSGAMAWLLDFSGFNVYLLQGGYKAYRQYLHQQFEKPRKLLILSGFTGSGKTDLLPYLQQQHQQVIDLEGLASHKGSAFGSIGMDPQPSTEHFENLLGTELLTLDSAKPVWLEDESITIGRAQLPKPFFDQMQQAPAIVLHVPLPLRVQKLAEEYCQTDKTLLEAAILKVKKRLGGLATKEALEAIETGDMEKMVEIALTYYDKAYGYELAKKQHVLQLELQSINPEENAAKVLAFAKQHHLI; via the coding sequence GTGTTGCAAAGTATAAACATAGAAGAATTCCTGCGGTTGTCGGAGCGGCTGCCCGTGCTGGATGCCCGCGCTCCCAAGGAGTATGCCGTCGGCCACATGCCGGCTGCAAAAAGTTTCCCTATTTTCTCGGATGAGGAGCGTGCCAGAGTGGGCACCGCCTACAAGCAGCAGGGCCACGACCCGGCTGTATTAATTGGCCTGGATCTTTTCGGACCAAAGATGTCGGGCTTTGTGAAGCAGGCAACCAAACTGGCCCCTGAGAAAGAGGTGCTGCTGCATTGCTGGCGCGGCGGCATGCGTAGCGGGGCCATGGCCTGGCTCCTCGACTTTTCAGGGTTCAACGTATACCTGCTGCAGGGCGGCTATAAAGCTTACCGGCAGTACCTGCACCAGCAGTTCGAGAAACCGCGCAAGCTACTTATACTTAGCGGCTTTACCGGCAGCGGGAAAACGGACCTGCTGCCCTACCTGCAACAGCAGCACCAGCAGGTAATCGATCTGGAAGGACTTGCCAGCCACAAAGGCTCTGCCTTCGGAAGTATAGGCATGGACCCGCAACCTTCAACCGAGCATTTCGAGAATTTGCTGGGAACCGAGTTGCTTACACTTGACAGCGCCAAGCCTGTCTGGCTGGAAGACGAAAGTATAACCATCGGCCGGGCGCAGCTCCCAAAGCCATTCTTCGACCAGATGCAGCAGGCGCCAGCTATCGTGCTGCATGTGCCGCTGCCGCTGCGGGTGCAGAAACTGGCAGAAGAGTATTGCCAAACCGATAAAACCCTGCTGGAGGCAGCCATCCTGAAAGTAAAGAAACGCCTGGGCGGGCTGGCCACCAAGGAGGCGCTGGAGGCTATCGAAACCGGCGACATGGAGAAAATGGTAGAGATTGCCCTCACCTACTACGACAAAGCCTATGGCTACGAACTGGCCAAAAAGCAGCACGTGCTGCAGTTGGAGCTACAAAGTATAAACCCCGAAGAAAACGCCGCCAAAGTGCTGGCCTTCGCCAAACAACACCATCTGATTTAA
- a CDS encoding pyridoxine 5'-phosphate synthase — MTKLSVNINKIATLRNARGGDRPNVVQAARDCERFGAQGITVHPRPDERHIRYQDVYDLKEVVTTEFNIEGNPTPEFLKLVKEIKPAQATLVPDAPDAITSNAGWDTLKHKDFLTDVILELKELGIRTSIFVDPEERMIEGAALVDTDRVELYTEAYASGFPKDREQAIAPYLAAAKKAQEFGIGLNAGHDLDLDNLKYLHDTLPGLLEVSIGHALICDALYFGLENTIQLYLRQLK, encoded by the coding sequence ATGACAAAGCTGAGTGTAAATATAAACAAAATAGCCACGCTGCGGAACGCCCGCGGCGGCGACAGGCCAAATGTTGTGCAGGCTGCCAGGGACTGCGAGCGCTTCGGCGCACAGGGAATCACCGTGCACCCGCGCCCCGACGAGCGCCACATCCGCTACCAGGATGTGTACGACCTGAAAGAAGTGGTGACGACCGAGTTTAACATCGAAGGCAACCCGACGCCGGAGTTCCTGAAACTGGTAAAAGAGATCAAGCCGGCACAGGCCACCCTGGTACCCGATGCCCCCGATGCAATTACGTCCAACGCCGGCTGGGACACCCTAAAGCACAAAGACTTTCTGACGGACGTGATCCTGGAGCTGAAGGAACTGGGCATCCGCACCTCCATTTTTGTGGATCCGGAGGAACGGATGATAGAAGGCGCCGCATTGGTGGATACCGACCGGGTGGAACTGTACACCGAGGCCTACGCCAGCGGCTTCCCTAAAGACCGCGAGCAGGCTATTGCGCCATACCTGGCTGCCGCTAAAAAGGCGCAGGAATTCGGCATCGGCCTGAACGCTGGGCACGACCTGGACCTGGACAATCTGAAATACCTGCACGACACCTTGCCGGGCTTGCTGGAGGTAAGCATCGGCCACGCTCTTATCTGCGATGCTTTATACTTTGGCCTGGAAAACACGATCCAGCTTTACCTTCGCCAGCTTAAGTAG